The proteins below come from a single Halomonas binhaiensis genomic window:
- a CDS encoding toxin VasX — MENQDQTTRIAPSSTNWDDDICAQWTCTPQDRDDDVHVIIPDPADCIPLYPLRYGVSQKGCSLDTVSDSLASGYPEPPRDKAWGLRLLRPSSIVYLMYREEGEFKTLPYQVTYDARFAFLPEGDADPEAAIPYLPAPKTEVADTVYLMVTDTRLTDGTLEQLSGQLDALSGKIITKVMPAEAAEGQQDVALVKGTLDNHLAVPEMASVLYENRGLDMRWSESLHDVPDGNQAVATLENISRQLNQGKGQGKPLAPVMHDAVGVLSELNNQLGGFLEERGEYASEASRKLRVRDMILALGEQKYSEAAREARDRANDINVRANYYVDPTEYSERHASTARAERLASYKQAEADAFHAAHPGKLEGFDRDITQAADALWTAWQGLQERYQLTIDLHDDEDTLNFLDLRLVVANTLLGLAYSEPGEQYLAGQLGGESPVQGSILYRVLMGHPMILEYIEQDRQLAAQRFTDDLSAMPDISNSHSAEIDLTKGVFPPVGMHSANEATTATLRRLQQLVTTLPPDGSSNQISQVTMALVAAGKLRNPSQFLLSPYRAAFEASEGTLIQQGRVPTDKLGSWVLKENNGTIAKGFRNSTVIRAGNELAEAYTAYQLKYDEVGSQLRFWHRVKVGLGVGGLLSSVLTMNSALTKLHEEDAITLTNSLNFGAAALLAGASGSAIRSAFHDRSRDAARLAARSSTAGKAFEGLSAKWNNFAIGLTALAAFVQAYSDSKQAESETGAAQTIRISGATLQAGAGGLGTLHLIGKTRVLGYLETIARVGGQRAILSSGTMGVAEVAISRGVGGAAAGVARVASLGAGPVGWVLLGVQTLYVVLKNWHDGIVEEQRYTDWIACSIWGNGQRASQLLGLMGGEALTPYGEDDTQELRDFDRLWQKPTVSSDRAWLKILASGASASMGAPTPPPSDARTVSVLFPGWKPQVSWYEIDQYQEFDWVGVENSLDGRDDVEAHEGYGILTFDTMTLIGNTRVKYYPNYEASPDYYLINGEDDDNDRAK, encoded by the coding sequence ATGGAAAACCAGGATCAAACAACGCGTATCGCTCCGAGCAGCACGAATTGGGATGACGATATTTGCGCGCAATGGACTTGCACACCGCAGGACCGTGATGATGATGTCCATGTGATCATCCCGGATCCGGCTGACTGTATCCCCCTTTATCCTCTTCGCTATGGCGTCAGTCAGAAGGGGTGTTCTCTCGATACCGTGAGCGACAGTCTTGCCTCCGGATATCCTGAACCGCCTCGGGATAAGGCTTGGGGGCTACGTCTTTTACGTCCCAGCAGCATCGTTTATCTGATGTATCGCGAGGAAGGAGAGTTCAAGACGCTTCCTTATCAGGTAACCTACGATGCGCGTTTTGCTTTCCTGCCTGAAGGGGATGCTGACCCGGAAGCTGCCATTCCTTACCTCCCTGCACCGAAAACCGAGGTTGCCGATACCGTTTACCTGATGGTGACGGATACTCGCTTGACCGATGGCACGCTAGAGCAGCTGTCCGGGCAGCTGGATGCGCTTAGCGGCAAGATCATCACCAAGGTGATGCCGGCTGAGGCGGCCGAAGGCCAGCAGGACGTGGCCCTGGTGAAGGGCACTCTCGACAATCATCTTGCCGTGCCGGAAATGGCCAGTGTCCTCTACGAAAATCGGGGCCTGGATATGCGCTGGAGTGAGAGCCTGCATGATGTACCGGATGGTAATCAAGCCGTCGCGACTCTCGAAAATATTTCTCGTCAGCTCAATCAAGGCAAGGGGCAGGGTAAGCCCTTGGCGCCGGTCATGCACGATGCTGTTGGTGTGCTGAGTGAACTGAATAACCAGCTGGGCGGCTTCCTAGAGGAGCGAGGCGAATATGCCAGCGAAGCGAGCAGAAAGCTGCGTGTTCGGGACATGATACTTGCCCTGGGAGAACAGAAGTACTCCGAGGCCGCTCGTGAAGCGAGAGACCGGGCCAACGATATCAATGTAAGAGCCAATTACTACGTTGATCCCACTGAATATAGCGAACGACATGCCAGTACGGCACGAGCTGAACGCTTGGCGTCCTATAAACAGGCAGAAGCTGACGCCTTTCACGCAGCTCATCCTGGGAAGCTCGAAGGTTTTGATCGCGATATTACGCAGGCAGCGGATGCACTATGGACTGCCTGGCAGGGATTACAAGAGCGTTATCAGCTTACCATCGATCTGCACGATGACGAGGACACACTGAATTTCCTGGATCTGCGCCTGGTCGTGGCCAACACACTATTGGGATTGGCGTACAGCGAGCCGGGTGAGCAGTATCTTGCCGGTCAATTGGGGGGCGAAAGCCCCGTTCAAGGGTCCATTCTGTATCGAGTGTTGATGGGACACCCGATGATTCTTGAATATATTGAGCAGGACCGCCAACTGGCCGCTCAGCGCTTCACCGATGACCTGTCGGCTATGCCCGATATCTCCAATTCGCACAGTGCCGAGATCGACCTGACCAAAGGAGTTTTCCCTCCAGTTGGGATGCATAGTGCGAACGAAGCCACGACGGCGACTTTACGACGGCTGCAGCAGTTGGTGACTACGCTACCTCCTGATGGATCCTCCAACCAGATCTCGCAAGTGACCATGGCGCTAGTGGCTGCCGGAAAGTTGAGGAATCCTTCTCAATTCCTGCTAAGCCCTTATCGAGCGGCTTTTGAAGCCTCCGAAGGTACTCTGATCCAGCAGGGCCGTGTCCCCACGGATAAACTAGGCAGTTGGGTGCTCAAGGAAAACAACGGCACCATTGCCAAAGGGTTCCGAAACAGCACCGTGATTCGTGCCGGTAACGAGTTGGCCGAAGCCTATACCGCCTATCAGTTGAAATATGATGAGGTAGGCAGCCAGCTGCGTTTCTGGCACCGGGTGAAAGTCGGCTTGGGTGTTGGAGGACTACTTTCCTCGGTACTGACTATGAACAGTGCCTTGACCAAGCTGCATGAAGAGGATGCCATTACCTTAACCAACAGCCTGAATTTCGGGGCGGCTGCTTTGCTGGCCGGTGCCAGTGGCTCCGCTATTCGCTCCGCATTCCATGACCGCTCTCGGGATGCAGCCCGACTTGCTGCACGCTCTTCCACGGCTGGCAAAGCCTTTGAGGGACTTTCTGCCAAGTGGAATAATTTCGCCATTGGGCTAACAGCGCTGGCTGCTTTTGTCCAGGCCTATTCTGATTCCAAGCAAGCAGAAAGTGAAACAGGGGCTGCTCAAACTATCAGAATTTCTGGGGCGACATTACAAGCCGGTGCTGGAGGATTAGGGACATTGCACCTCATCGGAAAAACTCGAGTATTAGGATACCTCGAAACTATTGCTCGAGTGGGTGGACAACGAGCAATCCTTAGTTCCGGTACGATGGGGGTAGCAGAAGTGGCTATTTCTCGTGGCGTCGGTGGTGCTGCTGCAGGCGTTGCTAGAGTGGCGTCTTTGGGAGCAGGTCCTGTAGGTTGGGTCTTGCTGGGGGTGCAGACTCTCTATGTGGTTCTGAAGAACTGGCATGATGGCATTGTAGAGGAACAACGCTATACAGACTGGATTGCCTGCAGTATCTGGGGCAATGGTCAGCGTGCATCCCAACTTCTCGGCTTGATGGGAGGGGAAGCTCTGACACCTTATGGAGAAGATGACACCCAAGAACTCAGAGACTTCGATCGATTGTGGCAAAAACCCACTGTGTCTTCTGATCGTGCCTGGCTGAAGATATTGGCTTCAGGTGCCTCTGCTAGCATGGGAGCACCAACACCACCTCCGTCAGATGCGCGTACTGTGAGTGTTTTGTTTCCTGGCTGGAAGCCCCAGGTGAGTTGGTATGAAATCGATCAGTACCAAGAATTTGATTGGGTGGGAGTCGAGAATAGCCTTGACGGTAGAGATGACGTAGAAGCCCATGAGGGTTACGGTATCTTGACATTTGATACGATGACGTTGATCGGCAATACCAGAGTCAAGTACTACCCAAATTATGAAGCCAGCCCTGATTATTACCTTATCAATGGCGAAGATGATGACAATGACCGAGCCAAGTGA
- a CDS encoding type VI secretion system Vgr family protein produces MNDVPGNSLIDAFNKYVVGTTQDERLLRFSSPLGQDRLLAHRFYGHERLGRVPAWTVDLISYDANIDEHDLIGHPVSLAIRLEDGSETYRHGLVQSLTYLGADGGLHDWQIVFVPWFALLGYREDCRIWMDTSIVDVLTDIFTTYPEAHGRYRFDLRQEYPAHTYISQINETDENFVQRWCEQEGIYWYTVHEADQHTVVFTDDMATLPASSRQSIRFHTQASTQKEDSILQWRQQHALHSSRTHYASRDYRSHQHPLVDSENAVQGSTSLEALERYAYKGQYAWNSPQYGNRLLRVRMEQQESAGQRIQAISGARRLTAGEWFELRDHPLVEGKSEEQRQFTVIGIEMFAESNLPIATQRRDSPGSLGVLVREFRESVDDARSRDDREQESPSLTYGFYLSRLECQRHDIPYRSPEEHKRPEVGLQTGVVVTPSGSEVYTDKLNRIHVRFNWDRLSSDETLSSCWLRVMQQSSGPDWGAVYIPRAGEEVLIGFMDNHLDRPVVLGQLYGSHQPQWHSTGLMSGLKSKEVGGRGYNQLVMDDSTGQVRTQLASTEAETQLNLGYLIDQQGNQRGALRGNGFELRTDAYGAIRARDGLYLSTWGQPGAAGAQLDAQEAWNQLRSGHELSRTLSEVASQHTAEALTGVDGLGTFNRNGNVTYGDAVSASGSERRFEDGGGDTQHAINSGGKGKVPGLNDALVLVSSPDGIATATPKSTHLHSGEHLTLSTGEDISIGSGKGLLASVADKISLFVHRAGMKLIAAGGRVDIQAQQDEMELLSKQAMRLSSTENAIILAGKKEILLTSGDAYIRLAGGDIQIHAPKTVDIKGAKKSISGPASMSHTFNQFPESRFNETFRAVKPDGTPVANMPYEIRRGEDVISSGVTDADGRTSMEKSEFIEGMEILFKRNSAS; encoded by the coding sequence ATGAATGACGTCCCTGGCAACTCACTGATTGATGCCTTCAATAAATATGTTGTTGGTACCACCCAGGACGAGCGACTGCTGCGCTTTTCCAGCCCTCTCGGGCAAGACCGTCTGCTCGCGCATCGCTTTTACGGGCATGAGCGGTTGGGGCGAGTGCCAGCTTGGACCGTCGATCTTATCAGCTATGACGCCAACATCGACGAGCATGACCTGATTGGCCATCCGGTCAGCTTGGCTATTCGCCTGGAAGATGGTAGTGAGACCTATCGCCATGGACTGGTGCAGTCACTGACGTATCTGGGGGCTGATGGCGGCTTGCATGATTGGCAAATCGTCTTCGTCCCCTGGTTCGCTCTTCTGGGCTATCGCGAAGACTGTCGGATCTGGATGGACACCAGTATTGTGGATGTCCTGACGGATATCTTCACCACCTATCCTGAAGCGCATGGGCGCTATCGGTTTGACCTACGCCAGGAATATCCCGCGCACACTTACATCTCGCAAATCAATGAGACGGATGAAAATTTCGTTCAGCGATGGTGTGAGCAGGAGGGAATCTACTGGTATACCGTGCATGAAGCGGATCAGCATACCGTCGTTTTCACTGACGACATGGCCACATTGCCGGCTTCGTCACGCCAAAGCATTCGCTTCCACACCCAGGCCTCTACCCAGAAAGAAGACAGCATCCTGCAGTGGCGTCAGCAACATGCGCTCCACAGTAGCCGTACCCACTATGCCAGCCGGGACTATCGTTCCCACCAACATCCCTTAGTGGATAGTGAAAACGCCGTACAGGGCAGCACATCGCTGGAGGCGCTGGAGCGATATGCCTATAAAGGGCAGTACGCCTGGAACTCTCCCCAGTACGGCAACCGCCTGCTCCGTGTGAGAATGGAGCAACAGGAGTCGGCTGGGCAGCGTATCCAAGCCATCAGCGGTGCTCGTCGGTTGACCGCCGGTGAGTGGTTCGAACTGCGTGATCATCCCTTGGTCGAGGGCAAAAGCGAGGAACAGCGCCAATTCACGGTCATCGGTATCGAGATGTTCGCCGAGAGTAACCTGCCGATTGCCACACAGCGCCGGGATAGCCCTGGAAGCCTGGGGGTTTTGGTACGTGAATTCCGTGAAAGTGTCGATGATGCCAGGAGTCGTGACGACAGAGAGCAGGAAAGCCCTTCTCTCACTTATGGCTTCTATCTCAGTCGTCTCGAATGCCAGCGCCACGATATTCCCTACCGCAGCCCGGAAGAGCACAAGCGCCCCGAGGTGGGCCTGCAGACCGGAGTCGTGGTCACGCCTTCTGGTTCAGAGGTTTATACCGACAAGTTGAACCGCATTCACGTGCGTTTCAATTGGGACCGGCTCAGCAGCGATGAAACGCTCAGCTCTTGCTGGCTTCGTGTCATGCAGCAGAGCAGTGGCCCGGATTGGGGGGCTGTTTACATCCCGCGTGCTGGAGAGGAGGTCCTGATTGGCTTCATGGACAATCACTTGGACCGGCCAGTGGTACTGGGCCAGCTCTACGGCAGTCACCAGCCCCAGTGGCATTCCACTGGGTTGATGAGTGGCCTAAAGAGTAAGGAAGTTGGGGGGAGAGGTTACAACCAACTGGTGATGGATGATTCCACCGGCCAGGTGCGTACCCAACTGGCCAGTACTGAAGCGGAGACACAGCTCAACCTGGGCTATCTGATCGATCAGCAGGGCAACCAACGTGGTGCCTTGCGCGGGAATGGGTTTGAGCTGCGCACCGATGCCTATGGCGCCATTCGTGCTCGCGATGGTTTGTACCTTTCCACCTGGGGACAACCCGGTGCCGCAGGTGCTCAGTTGGATGCTCAGGAAGCCTGGAATCAACTGCGTTCTGGCCACGAATTGAGCCGTACCTTGTCGGAAGTCGCATCGCAACATACTGCTGAAGCGCTGACGGGTGTGGATGGGCTAGGGACTTTCAACCGCAATGGCAATGTGACCTATGGCGATGCTGTCTCGGCATCGGGGAGCGAGCGTCGTTTCGAGGACGGCGGTGGTGATACTCAACATGCCATTAACAGCGGTGGTAAGGGGAAAGTGCCAGGGCTTAATGATGCCCTGGTTCTGGTGTCTTCACCTGATGGCATTGCCACTGCGACGCCGAAGAGTACTCATCTTCACAGCGGCGAACACCTAACGTTATCTACTGGTGAGGATATCAGCATTGGTTCCGGCAAGGGATTGTTGGCCAGTGTGGCCGACAAGATCTCCCTGTTCGTCCATCGTGCCGGTATGAAGCTGATCGCGGCGGGTGGTCGCGTCGACATTCAGGCGCAGCAGGATGAAATGGAACTGCTCTCGAAGCAGGCCATGCGCCTCTCTTCGACGGAAAATGCGATCATCCTTGCTGGCAAGAAGGAGATCCTGCTGACCAGTGGCGATGCCTATATCCGTCTGGCCGGTGGGGATATTCAGATCCATGCGCCGAAGACGGTGGATATCAAGGGCGCTAAGAAATCCATCAGTGGCCCGGCCAGCATGTCCCACACCTTCAATCAGTTCCCGGAGTCCCGATTCAACGAAACCTTCCGGGCGGTCAAGCCGGATGGGACGCCGGTGGCCAATATGCCCTACGAGATTCGTCGAGGTGAGGATGTGATCTCATCAGGCGTCACTGATGCCGATGGTCGCACCAGCATGGAGAAAAGCGAGTTTATTGAAGGGATGGAAATCCTCTTCAAGCGCAATAGCGCCTCTTGA